tttggaaccaaaaattataaaaaaactgtGTGTACTATTTGTGTATAATATAGCAAAATTGTAGAGCGCATCGACAGCCATATTAAACGATTGCATTCAGATCATATGAAACTGGGAAAAAAATAATCAGCAGGCCAGTTAATTTATAAGGGACTTGCGGTAAATCAAaagtttcgattttcttttaaactttgTAAGTTTGTATATAAGAGTATAGAATAAgtaatttttttcttgtttttttaatttatattaggcAAGTATTCTAGTACCGTTAATCGTCCATGCTAAAGCCGTGCTAAAACCCTCAAATTTGAGGTAAAAAAATGGATTCCATAGTATATCATGGAAACTATAATGACAAAAGCTTGAATTGCAGAATTATGTACCTTTGAggtaatatttgcaaaaattaatccattaattttctatttatataaaacgaaataaatgtccatatttaaaacaatgttaAGAACTTCAAAATATCATAATATCAACCGTTAATTGTTCGCGTGTTACCACATTGTGATTGCCCTGCTGATACTCTATATTAAGAAGTTTCACAGCATCTACCTATAAGGATGAACTATTTATTGTTTGAAAGAGTTTATTGAATTGTAACTTTTACATAATCTTCAAAGCAATTAAATACTATCTACTAGTTGGAACTATAACTACTTTCATAAGTGTAAAACAACTTTTTGACAGCATTATTATAATGACCCATAGTACTCAAACAGTTCAAATAAAGTAGATTCATCCTTtagataaagtaaatatttcacataatataataattcacatataataattacatcatatttcacataatatttcgataatttacttaaaaaagtTATCGTTTTATGAATAAGAATATAACACAGAATGACTTACATCCAAAGTACTGTTGTATACAGCCGCTAAAGCTACACCACCTTCCTCAAAATCTTCATCATCCTCTTCATCTGAAACTGAAGTTCcacatttataattacaaattttaagcaACATCTATTTATATGTTGCATAAACAAAAGGTGGAATTTGTACACCTTAGTATCTCCCTTAGTTTAAtaatatggaaaaatatttacaacataATTTTAACAGTTAAagaggaataaaatataaagattttcaaacttttcGATTAAAGTTTTCAAGGTCCtcaaaattttttttcattgaagaatatgttatttacttttattctttaGAAAGTTTAACCTTGAAGTAATCTTCAAGTAACCTTGTATgttcaaaattaaatacttaaatagttgtatatcaACAACGATTCAAATTATATCTTAAACATTTATGAGAATATTCAGGTATTTAAAGTTTAATCAAACATCttgcatatttttaattttgattaaccTTCTTCACTGTCTTCTTCGTTGGCGTCACCATCGCCCTCTTCGTTGGCATCTCCATCACCGTCTTCATTTCCATTTACTTCATCATTCTCTTCTTCACTGTCATCAACTTCACATTCATGTATGTCAAATCTGTTATACCAAACAAAaccattatataattaaaaaaatgtcgaTGAGATTCTTTTTTTCCATTATAGTAACATATACATACCCATCAAGGTATTTAAGACTAGGAATAAGACTAAAGACTTTCTCTCTATAATTATCCAAGTTTGTCACTTCATTGTTGAAGAGATCAAGATACTTCAAATTCTTAAACTCTTTCTACAAATGAGGAAAcaagtattaatattcttataaagtacataaaataCTTGAGAATAAATTATAAGCATTAGTACTCACTAAAGGTTGAAGTGTATCAAGATCTTTGATCTTGTTGCCACTAATATTAAGATAGGTTAATTTTGGACTTGATTGCAGAAGATTTAAACCACCAGAAATTCTGTTGTCACTGAGTTCCAGCTGTATgaaacaaagataaatattatttacatacaattatttttcacttcttagcattatttaaaaataaatctttattgaattaatcaattaaatatataaattctactgtgtaatgtattttttatattaacgtCTAACTCATTGATATTTTTACATACTCTTCTGAGGCTCGACAATCTTGGAAAGCCCTTTAAACTGGTAAGACCCACATTGATGAGACTTAAAGCTTCTAAAGCAACAAATTCATCTGTTAAACCCGCAATGTATGTACTTCGACAGTTGTCAAGGACAAGGTCTTTGAtctgaaaacaaaaaaaaagagagtaaGGAATTAACACTATCATCATAAAACACACAACTTGGACATTAGTTGGACATATTTATGAACCTAAAAATTAACTcttctaaattaataaatgatattatttataacattcctTCCACAAAAGTAGAAAAGGACATTACTGTCTGTCACATATAGTCTACTTCTtaattataacatataaaattataataatttaagtttaatacattattaCGTAAGTATTGTGTAATGAAGTATATTGTCTTACAATGTCCATAGTCAACTACACATTGCTTACTCTAGTATGAACATCTAGAgtcatttaaatatcttcacTCTGAGTTTCAGTATCattagtataataaattaatatctatataatacacttaaaataatagaacaaaGTAATACTCTGTgagaatttatcaaattttacaatgccactataaataaattttaatttattttcatttctccttCATTGCATGTTCCatggttaattattttattgtaaaaagttATGTGTAATTTATagatgataataataagtatGTGAAAGTATAGTTACAATAAAAgtctattaaataaaataaatacatcacTTAGTGCTCAATGCTCATTGCTTTAGCACCACTTACTTTCCATATTTTAAGACTTCAAAAAATCTCTACGTATATTCTTCTACAGaacgtaataattaaataatttacataatattatactctcatatatttattatccttATCGTAATTTACATGTATCTTAACATTTGCTTGAAGACAAGTGAAcctttctaaaaatatatgtacgaaaaaatatcataaatattagtTAAAAAGTTTGTTCGCATACGACTgtctaaaattttataaaattcatatttaatcagTTGCGAGGAACAACATTATGTAGGGAAGTCACGGTAGGTCTAGGTTATGTGTTACCCTTATATCGAGTAATATTTTAGGAAGCAGCTGTGCAATTACGAATCAATAGTATAAGCAAAAATTTAGCAATAATCACTGAAATTGAAACAGGCAATAAGCTTTTGAGGGAGATGGTCTATTTTATTGATCGGAGCAAGAGAAAAGTGAATGGGGAATGGAGATAGGCGACAGAAGAACAGGGGAAAGAAGCACGAGGGGGTGACCGGGACAAAGGGGAGACGACGCGTCTTGTTTAGTGACCTCAAGAAAGCTGGCAAGAGATAAATACTGACTGAGACACGTGACACAAGTGAATCCGATAGTCTCCAGTCTTGATGTTAACGGAATACATTTTCGCGTGTACGTTCGAATGACCGTTGCATCATTACttatctaaaaaatatatatatacacacacacatcaATCAATaatcgaaaaaaaaaacataatttaatttattttattggcaAATTTATGGGGGATCAATGTAGTAACTGTCGCGCAGCAAACTTCAGCAATGATGGAACTGTTTTCACGCAGAGCTTTGCGTGTTCTTATCTGAGACCTTATGTCCACGCAACATGGTTTTATTGACGTGCACTCGACGAAACATGGTTTACTGTGTGCTTATGTGCAGCAGACAGTGCAATACAATGTGTACTCGTCCACGAAGAGACAGAGTTTATACTTTTGTCGTAACGCCTAACGTTACAATGTTACTGATCGCTAACAAGTGCGTACCACGCCTGTTCCGAATTACTAGAGAACTAAGATAATGGTTTAAAAAAAtgcattctttaaaatatatattttcatacgtaTTCGTAACGGTATGTTTTCATTTGTAACTATAACTTTTTATCCACGTCGTACATTGCTTAAAACTTACAATGAatgtcaattttaaataattaattattgtatccACAACAATTTGTCATTAACGTATGCAAATACAATCGtaactttctttttctattatagTAAGTATAATGACACAGAACCTTTGATGctcgatatttttataattaatagaaatcttCTGCACATACAATTCATAAATAGAAATGCAGGCGTCGACGTTCAATCATTGATGTCAGTACCCGTTCGTATCTATGAAGTTACGCTTCGTGGACATAGGGCCTTAGATTCACTACCCGACATTCCAACAAGCCGACTGATTGTGTAGCGTGCAGTGCACTGATCATAGTAAATGTGTGTACAAGTGTCATGGCTCGTAGGAGCAGATAAATGATAATTGCACGATACCCAAAAGATGAATAAAGGGCAAAATTCCAtcgaatttcaatattacattaataatattatataataaatcacTTGTTTTTATCCCGTAACTATTACGGAAGTAATAGTTTAACTGAACCACAAAAAAGAAGTATTAGCACTGTATAATTGCACTGAAAAAAATACtacgattaaatttaatttatctaataataatattggaaaataattatttattattaaatcaatttagtaATTAACAATGAGTGCCTGTGACGTAGCATAACATAATTGAAAAGTatctttcttttattaattaagctatgaaaatttctttttaccaTTATGACACAATATTCTAACAATTTTGTACTGGGTTTTCCATAATGTGTATTACTATCagatttgatttaataataggAAATCGATCTTTCTTCGCCACATTTTATGGTATACGCAACCGTTTATtcgcacattgaatttttcagttttttcaattatttcttggAATCTTATTTGTActttatatacaattaaaataaaatatttcttttgaatatttaaaaatcttccaaagcaaataaaatttatgaacaCGATATTTCCTTCTTgcttaacataaaaaaaataaacattgcaaCTAAACATTGTTTTGTTtcgttgaaaaatgttaataaataaaactgctaCATTTCAACCTAAGGCTTTCAAAATAATAGTTACAGCACTGCCGGATGGACTGCATCGCAACGCTGGTGGTTAACGCGTCGCAACCGCCCACGCAACTACGTTTCATCTTGACAAACTAAAAAAAATCAAGATAATGGTGTTGAGTGTTGGCCAATTAAGATGACGAAGTTTATTGCACGATGCAACcacgtggaaaataattttttcaggtTCCTCGTTACCCCGAAACGTACGCGTGTCAATTGGTGAAAGAGTGGACTCGTCCAAGATGGCTGCGCAGTGATCAGTAACACGCCATGAAACACGGTGTAGATGAAATTCACAACAGATTTTATCTACAACTTAATCACCGTCGTTTGTAAACTTGCAAACCATAGAAATGATTCTCAAATACACCACATTCAAAAGAATTGTGCAAAAATCTAAATCATCGATAAAACTGTTCTCGCGTGTGCTGGAAAACAATGGCGACGTCCACTTGCCACACGCATCTCGTAGCACATCACGCACTGGCTCTCTTCCCGCTGATTACCAATTCACAACATATACTTGTATTACATGCAACGAAAAACACACAAAATTCACGAAACATAACACAATTTTCCGAATCGACCACTGTTTTTACGATAATTTTGTAGTCattcagtattataattatttatatgtatatacatatgcatatatatatatatatacatatatatatgtatgtatatattttaaaaacgacgtaaaaaatatttatccttGATTAATGCGCAGGTTATAATTTCTTTGAGCTTGGAcatcaagaaataattaatttttgcacGTTTCAAGCAAAATTcgattaataaaactttattttcaatcgAGAGACGGCAATAGCACGCATTAATCAATTATAgctttaattaaagaaatgaacGAGAAATCAAAAATATGACGTGTATGATGATATGGAAACGAAACATGCAAATAGTGAcgtttcgattaaattatttcgtaCATTCATCATATTCTAGGCTCCATTTGACCTTGATGGATTGAGGTTCTTGGAGCATCGAAAATCGCGGTCAAAGGACTGTTAAGCTCTGACATAATACTTTGTATGTAAGCAACCGTGACTTGTCAGTGGATGCATATGTTTCAAAATTCGTTCGTAGGGGACACCATC
This is a stretch of genomic DNA from Nomia melanderi isolate GNS246 chromosome 1, iyNomMela1, whole genome shotgun sequence. It encodes these proteins:
- the Mapmodulin gene encoding acidic leucine-rich nuclear phosphoprotein 32 mapmodulin yields the protein MEKRIELEKRGRNPGEIKDLVLDNCRSTYIAGLTDEFVALEALSLINVGLTSLKGFPRLSSLRRLELSDNRISGGLNLLQSSPKLTYLNISGNKIKDLDTLQPLKEFKNLKYLDLFNNEVTNLDNYREKVFSLIPSLKYLDGFDIHECEVDDSEEENDEVNGNEDGDGDANEEGDGDANEEDSEEVSDEEDDEDFEEGGVALAAVYNSTLDDDSDEDDFLCDEEEEEDDDDGEDDEPEEEEESSPARGKKRKHEDGGDSGN